The region TTCAACATAATACAGATTTGCCTCTTACTATTGGTAATTTTAGCCAATTTTATAATATTCCAATTCAAGCTATATATAAAAGAGGAAGTTGGAAACGATTATGTCAACTTGCAGGAAAAATAAATGACTATGATTCTAAAAACGAAAAAGCTATTGTTTCCGCTATTTCAAATAAATGGCTTTCAACAAATTCATTAAGTTATTTTTCTTTCATTTTAAAAATTGCTGTACAAAATTTCAATATCAAAATTTCTGATTTCGATAAAAATGAAAAGACAATGCTATTGATGCTGCATTATGATGTTTGGCAGAAGGCAAGTGGTTTTAACTCTTTAGAAGATAGTATTAAAGCTATTGGCTCAAATACAATTTTGGTTGAAGAAATTAAAGAAGTGTTAGAAGTTTTAATAGAAAAAATAGACTTCAAAGAAGTACCAATTAAACTTCCATATAATCAACCTTTAAAATTGCATAATCGTTATACAAGAGACCAAATATTAGTGGCATTTAGAAAAAGTACTTTTTCCAAAAAATATCTAAGTATGGAAGGTACTGTTGAAAATAAAGATTTAAATACAGAACTACTTTTCATCAATCTTATTAAGTCTGAAGAAAATTTTTCGCCAACAACTATGTATGATGATTATGCCGTAAATGAACTATTATTTCATTGGCAAACACAAAATTCTGCCAGACCTGATAAAGGGAAAGGTTTATCATATATAAATCATAGAGAAAATGATAAGCGTATTTTATTATTTGTTAGAGAAAAAGCAAAGAATGAATTTGGTAATAGTTTAGGTTATATTTTTATAGGTGAAGGTAATCTTAAAGATTATTATGGCTCTAAACCAATGAGTATTAATTGGAAATTAGAGGAACCTATGCCACATTATTTATGGAAAGATGCCGCAAAATTATCAATAGGATAATTTTAAAATAAAGAGGTTTAAAATCTTGATATATAAAAAAGGTATGCATTTAGAGTATGAAAAAGGAGAAAACAGTAGTGATGCAAAAAAAATAAATCTTATTGCATCACTTTATAAAGAATTTATAGAAAATAAAATTTATATCCTTATATTTAGTTGTAAAAACGTTTAAAAAATCAAGTTTTCACAACCAATCCCTAAAACTTATACTCGCTTAAAGGTTTCGGGAAATCTTCTGGATTTGCGGCTAAATGATAACGAGGATCATCAATATCTTCTTCAATAATATCTTTGAAAATTGGGCTTGCTTTATGAAGTAAAATCTTACAATCTTCGCTTAAATGTTTTAGAGTAATATGCTTTCCTTCCGCTTGGTACTTTTCCACCAAAGCAAAAATAGCTTCAATAGCGGAATGATCTGAAACTCTTGCTTCCACAAAATCAATTTCTACTTCATTGGGGTCATTTTTAATATCAAACTTTGCGTTAAAATCGGTGATGCTTCCAAAGAAAAGGGGTCCCCAAATTTCATAAATTTTAGTGCCATCTGCTTTAAAACGTTTTCTAGCTCTTATTTTTTTAGCACTTTTCCATGCAAAAGATAAAGCAGAAATAATAACCCCAACAAATACTGCAATGGCTAAATCAAAGAAAACAGTTACCGCAGAAACAATGATTAAAACAAAAGCATCTGAAACAGGTATTTTCTTTAAAATTCTAAAACTAGACCAAGCAAAAGTTTCTATAACCATCATAAACATAACACCTACAAGCGCAGCAATAGGCACTTGCTCAATATATTTATCTGCAAATAAAATAAAAGTTAACAAGGTTAATGCCATGGTAACTCCAGATAAACGTCCACGTCCGCCAGCGTTTATATTAATTACAGTTTGTCCTATCATTCCACAGCCACCAGTTCCACCAAACATTCCGCTTACTATATTTCCTGCACCTTGCGCTACACATTCTTTATTTCCGTTTCCTCTAGATTCTGTAAGTTCATCCACTAAATTCATAGTCATTAAAGTTTCTATTAAACCAACAGAAGCCGCTAAAAATGCATAAGGAGCAATAAATTTTAAAGTATCTAAATTAAAAGGCAAGTTGCTCCATAATTCTAATAAGTTCAATTTACTAGAAATTTCGTCAATACCGTTTAATCCTGCGCCACCACCATCACGAATAAAATCTCCAACATTAATAGAACTTAATCCGCTAAAAATAGAAATTAAAGTTACAATTAGTATTGCCGTTAATGCTGCGGGTATTTTTGTTGTTAATTTTGGCAATCCCCAAACAATAAGCATTGTTAAGAGCACCAAACCAATCATTATATATAAGGTTTCTCCTTGCATAGCAGATTTTACAACGCCACTATCCTTTATGCTATAAAAACCTTCATCCGTTGCATTAAAAACAACTTTTTTGGTTTTCATATCAAAAACTTGTCCGTCAGAAAGTAAAAATGCTTTTTCCTTAGTGCTGTTATTTATTACAGCATTACCATCAATTGTAAATACCACAGTATTGGACGCGATATCTTTCACTTGATTATTAGATACATTATAGATTAAATCTTTGGAGGTAGTTTTACGCATATTTTGCCCGAAAAAATCTTTTTTGTTCTCCGTAAACATTCCTAATTGCGCTATAAATATCACGATGGCTAAACCATTTACAAACCCCATCATTACAGAATGTGGTATTAAACGAACAAATTTTCCAAGTTTAAAAACACCCGCTAATACTTGGATAAAGCCCATTAAAACTACTGCTGCTAACAAATAAAAATATCCCATATTCTCCACAGGATTATCAAATAACAAACCTCTTGCATGTCCTTCTTGTATCATCGTTACAAAAATAACAGCAACAGCACCTGCCGCACCTGAAATTAATCCAGGTCTTCCGCCAAAAAGAGCCGAAATTATTCCAACTACAAAAGCACCAAATAAAGCTACAATTGGACTAATTTGTGCCACAAATGCAAAGGCAACAACTTCAGGAATCATCGCTAAAGAGACTGTAATTCCTGCTAAAACGTCATCTTTAGCATTAGGTGTTATTTTCTTGATAAAATTTGTCATTGTTTGCTTACTTTTTAAAGAGGGCAAAGATAGAAGGTTTTTTTAGAAAACTATGTTTCCTGATAAGTATCATAGACTAATTTAATATTGGCGTACGTGTTTTGGAAAGCTGCTTCAATTTCTGTTTTATTTTTAAAAACAACCTGGGTAATGCCTTCTTCTAATTGCGGAATTAGTTCTTTTTGATAATCAGAATACATTAAAAACCAATGTGTTTCTTTTAAATTGAGGCCATCTTGATTATATATATGATAGGTTGTAAGCAATTTTTTGTCAATTGAAATATTAGAGATTCCACACTCTTCTTCCACCTCTCTAATAGCAGCAGTTTCAATGGTTTCACCTTTTTCGATTTTTCCTTTTGGTAAATCCCAAGTATTATTTCTGTAAATAAAAAGCACCTCTTTTTTAGCATTTAAAACCAAACCACCGGCAGCCGGAACCACCTTTAAATTCTGAGTAAAAATACGCCAATCTTGCTCTAAATCAGTACTATATAAGATGATTCCGTTAATAGTATTATTTTTAAGTTGATGAAGAATTTCATCAAAAACAATTTCATTAAAACGATATGCCAGATAATTATTTTCTTTTTTTAATGAAGATGTAATAATTATTGGGGTATCATTTACAAAAACTTTATACATTTGCGATATGATTTTAAACAAAGATACAGCAAAAAAAACCGCTGAGCATTTATTGCTAGTCAAGGCAATAAAATTAAAGCCTCATGAACCATTTCAATGGGCTTCTGGTTGGAAATCTCCTATTTATTGCGATAATCGAATTACTTTATCATACCCAGCTGTACGCCTTTTTTTAAAAGAAGAATTGGCTAAAATAGTGGAGCTAGAATACGGTAAACCAGATGTGATTGCTGGCGTTGCAACGGGAGCTATAGCCATTGGTGTTATGGTGGCGCAAGAGTTAGGGTTGCCTTTTGTCTATGTGCGGCCAGAACCAAAGCAACACGGTAGAAAAAATCAAATAGAAGGGCATTTAGAAAGCGGTCAGAATGTAGTGGTCATCGAAGATTTAATCAGTACTGGCAATAGCAGCTTAAATGCGGTGAAAGCTTTAAAAGAAGCAGGAGCTGTGGTAAAAGGGATGGTGGCTATTTTTTCTTACGGATTTGAGGTTGCTGACCAAAATTTTAAAAATCATAATGTAAATTTAAAGACTTTAAGTAATTATGATAATTTATTGGAACAGGCTTTAGATAGCAATTATATTTCTGAAAAAGAACTGCTTATTTTACAGGAGTGGAGAGCAAACCCAAGTCAGTGGAATCAATAAATATCAATGAATATGAACATAGAAGGTAATAAAGTAACTGTAGCGAAGTCTCAAAAAGAAACTTTTGAGTTTTTAGCAGATTTAAAAAATTTTGAACAATTGATGCCAACATCTATTCAGAAATTTGAAGTCGATGGTGATTCGTTTATTTTTGGATTAAAAGGAATGCCAGAAATTAGATTGGTTTTAAAAGAGAAAACATCGTATTCTAATGTTACTTTAGGAGCAGCAAGTAGTAAATTAGATTTTCATTTGCTTGCCGATATTACCGAGGTTGATGCGAATAAGAGTGCAGTACAATTGCATTTTAATGGACAATTTAACGCCATGATGGCCATGATGGTAAAAAGACCTTTAAATAGTTTTATTGAAACGTTAACGGCTAATTTAGGGAAACTTTAAGCCATAGAAATTTCTTTCATTCCGAATTCTTTAACGGTTTCATCAGCTAACTCAACTTCAAGGTTTCCAGTTTCAGAAATGCCGAGAATAATACCCATAAACAAAATATCATGACGATCTTTAAACATCGTAGGGATGTTTTTTTTGTATAATACCTTTAAATAATCACTTTCTAATTCACCATATTTTTTAGCTTTTAGCAGCGCTACACGAACTTTTACTTGCCCCACGAGTTCTAAAAGTAAAAAATCTAAGTTGTAGTGGATATCTGTAATTTTTTTAAGCGAAGACGCTTTTTGTAAGAAATCGGGAAATTTTACTTGATTTACATTCAAACCTACTCCGACAATAGAGGTGTAAATTTCATTACTTCGGATGCTATTTTCGATTAAAATGCCACATATTTTTTTATTTGCTGACATAATGTCGTTCGGCCATTTTATAGAGAGCTTTTCAATTTGTTGGACAGAAAGAACATCAAAAATGGCTAAACTAATCGCGAAATTTAAGTATTTTTGATGGGTCATTGCTAAATTAAAACCCTTTATAAAGATACTCATAGTAAGGTTTTTATTAGGTTTAGAAACCCAGGTATTGGCTTGTTGACCGCGCCCATTCGTTTGCTCATTGGTAACCACCACGGTATAATTTTCTAATGTAGAATTTTGAGACAATTCTTTTAAAAAAGAACTCGTAGAATCAATGGCACTAAGTTTGATTAATTTCAAGTGTTAAATATTGTGTAAACTAGTTCAATATTACGCATAAAACTCGCAAAAAAATAATAACTTT is a window of Polaribacter litorisediminis DNA encoding:
- a CDS encoding SulP family inorganic anion transporter, which codes for MTNFIKKITPNAKDDVLAGITVSLAMIPEVVAFAFVAQISPIVALFGAFVVGIISALFGGRPGLISGAAGAVAVIFVTMIQEGHARGLLFDNPVENMGYFYLLAAVVLMGFIQVLAGVFKLGKFVRLIPHSVMMGFVNGLAIVIFIAQLGMFTENKKDFFGQNMRKTTSKDLIYNVSNNQVKDIASNTVVFTIDGNAVINNSTKEKAFLLSDGQVFDMKTKKVVFNATDEGFYSIKDSGVVKSAMQGETLYIMIGLVLLTMLIVWGLPKLTTKIPAALTAILIVTLISIFSGLSSINVGDFIRDGGGAGLNGIDEISSKLNLLELWSNLPFNLDTLKFIAPYAFLAASVGLIETLMTMNLVDELTESRGNGNKECVAQGAGNIVSGMFGGTGGCGMIGQTVININAGGRGRLSGVTMALTLLTFILFADKYIEQVPIAALVGVMFMMVIETFAWSSFRILKKIPVSDAFVLIIVSAVTVFFDLAIAVFVGVIISALSFAWKSAKKIRARKRFKADGTKIYEIWGPLFFGSITDFNAKFDIKNDPNEVEIDFVEARVSDHSAIEAIFALVEKYQAEGKHITLKHLSEDCKILLHKASPIFKDIIEEDIDDPRYHLAANPEDFPKPLSEYKF
- a CDS encoding NUDIX hydrolase — its product is MYKVFVNDTPIIITSSLKKENNYLAYRFNEIVFDEILHQLKNNTINGIILYSTDLEQDWRIFTQNLKVVPAAGGLVLNAKKEVLFIYRNNTWDLPKGKIEKGETIETAAIREVEEECGISNISIDKKLLTTYHIYNQDGLNLKETHWFLMYSDYQKELIPQLEEGITQVVFKNKTEIEAAFQNTYANIKLVYDTYQET
- the pyrE gene encoding orotate phosphoribosyltransferase, whose translation is MILNKDTAKKTAEHLLLVKAIKLKPHEPFQWASGWKSPIYCDNRITLSYPAVRLFLKEELAKIVELEYGKPDVIAGVATGAIAIGVMVAQELGLPFVYVRPEPKQHGRKNQIEGHLESGQNVVVIEDLISTGNSSLNAVKALKEAGAVVKGMVAIFSYGFEVADQNFKNHNVNLKTLSNYDNLLEQALDSNYISEKELLILQEWRANPSQWNQ
- a CDS encoding SRPBCC family protein codes for the protein MNIEGNKVTVAKSQKETFEFLADLKNFEQLMPTSIQKFEVDGDSFIFGLKGMPEIRLVLKEKTSYSNVTLGAASSKLDFHLLADITEVDANKSAVQLHFNGQFNAMMAMMVKRPLNSFIETLTANLGKL
- a CDS encoding biotin--[acetyl-CoA-carboxylase] ligase, with translation MKLIKLSAIDSTSSFLKELSQNSTLENYTVVVTNEQTNGRGQQANTWVSKPNKNLTMSIFIKGFNLAMTHQKYLNFAISLAIFDVLSVQQIEKLSIKWPNDIMSANKKICGILIENSIRSNEIYTSIVGVGLNVNQVKFPDFLQKASSLKKITDIHYNLDFLLLELVGQVKVRVALLKAKKYGELESDYLKVLYKKNIPTMFKDRHDILFMGIILGISETGNLEVELADETVKEFGMKEISMA